The following DNA comes from Maylandia zebra isolate NMK-2024a linkage group LG6, Mzebra_GT3a, whole genome shotgun sequence.
TTCAGTTTTTGCATACCAATGAGATACTTACATAGGTCTGCTAAGTGCAGTATTATACCACAGAAGTACTGCTATGAACCACTGTACATCCTGTCACTCCTGTTTGGCCACAGATAATTTGGCTAAAGTGAGAGTACACTACATCCATTCTCTGGATCTACTCTGGATCTACTCTGTGGTCTCCTCCTTGCTACACTGCCTTgctacttttctttctcttctgtgAGGGGGTTTGTTTTACAATAGTCATATTTACACTTGTGGCATAAGCAGATTTTGACTTGTAGATGGATTACTGTCCATGCAGTGCCTcccaagataaaaaaaaaaatcaaatcaaataaaaaatatatattttggaGAGTAAAACTATCTGAAATAGTATCTACTTTGATCACAATTTGTAATTAGTTGAAGTGCTTGAACAATTGTGCTTAGCCATTTGCCTTAATGCCCTAAACATTTGCCAGTGCTAACAAAGAATGAGAAATGCCATTCCCAATGTgcacaagtaaaaaaaacactgctttGTTTTACATGCTTTGACAACTTCAGCTACCATCCAAAAACTGAAAGCCCTGGCTGTTCCAAAGTTATAGTTCCTAACCAAGagtatactttaaaaaaaaaaagctggactTTAAGTACAAGAAAACTAGAGAACATCTATTTTGCTTAGCTTTATACTACGTTGATATGAATACTGAATCAGTCTTAATTTCCGTTGGTGGATGACGTGTGCATAGCAAAACTCTCTGACACATTTACGAACTGAATTATTGTGCTCAAAGTCTTGGTTGGATGTGTGATTGGATTTCCCACATTACAGGAAAAGACTGGTTAACTTAAAAGCGTGGATTAACTTCTTGTCACGAGCTTAAGAGACGGCCTATGACCATCACAGAGATGTCATAAGCAGTTTACCATACTGTAGACAAGTGCAGGGCCTTAAAAATGATTTGACTCCTGAGCTCTTAGTTTGTTGCACATTTTTCACATATGCAACAATATGTTTCAGATTGAAGAACTGtagtgcagaaaaaaaacaacccaaatgaatacaaaatgccatttttaaatgatgatttcatctATTAAGAGAGaaaagttatccaaacctatgtggaaaaagtaattgccccaAAAAACTAATAATTGGTTGTGTTACCCTTGGcaacaagaactgcaatcaagtatttgtgagtctttcacatcatgGTAGGGGGGATTTGGTATTCTGTTCTTTGCAGAATTATTTTAATTCAGCCACTTTGGAAGGTTTTTTTAAGCATTAACTGTCTGTTTAAGATTATGCCAAAGTGTCCGTGTAGGTTCTTAGTTACCCAGGTCATTCTAGCCTAAGTAGCTTTGAAAGAAAATAACTAGACTTCTTAAGTTTTCTTGAAGacttttacttctcatccgagAAGAACTGAGGGAGCTTCTTGAGTGAAACGTCTTCGAGATACTACAAGAAGACAGTCGCTGCCTTTCCAATTTCAGATTatgccaaagcatctcaatAGAATTTAAGTGTAGAGCTTGACTAGGCTACTCCAAAGCATTCATTTAGGTGGACTTGCTATGGACTCGCCATTCTAGTCCTGCTATAAAACCCAAGTGTGCTATGCTTTATAGGGAACAAACTAATGGCTGGACATTCTTCTTCAGGATTTTATGGTAGCACATTCATGGTTCATGGTTATGCCTATTTAACGGGACTCCGACTTTCCAATAAACATTAAGCTTTtgtttcatcagtccacagaatattttccccaAAGTCCTGGGGATTGTTTTGGGCAAATGTGAGACGAACCTTTGTGTTCTTCTTGGTCAGCAGTCCtgtcatagaaccctccaacgcatagtgagagctgcagagaggatcattggtgtctctctcccctccctccaggacatttacagcacccgtctcactaaaaaagccctttgcatagcggctgatcccacgcacccaatgcaaagcttcttcaagctgctgccgtcggggaggagactgcggagtctccaggccaggaccagcaggctgaaggacagcttcatccatcaggctgtcaggaagcttaactccctcccgattctgccccctctcccctctctcctccacggtctcactgaactctgtcacacacactcacacacacacactctctgactcactcactggcctgcaccagttaccagtcactttgtggagcattggactgccattacctcataagactttgtgtTACACTATCTCATACCGTACATTaccaaatctccatttgcactatttgcctatttgcactactctgcctggtttgcactcaatgtcatttacccttatattgtatattgtatagctttcttgttatatgtaaaattgtattatattatttaatttttttttactttaaaatattttacttgcatttttaatcactcttatatttaaatgttcattttctattttatctagggattgagagtaacgaagtttctattctctgtatgtcctgtacatgtggcagaattgacaataaagttgactttgactttgactttgacttttctCTTTGGAATTCTCCCAATtcgccatttttgcccagtctcttcCTTATTTTTGAATCATGAACACTGACATTAACTGTGTAAAGTCAGGCCTGCAGTTTTTTAGGTGTTTTTctggctttgtgtgtgtgtgtgtgtgtgtgtgtgtgtgtgtgtgtgtgtgtgtgtgtgtgtgtgtgtgtgtgtgtgtgtgtgtggattaaTTATCAACACATTCTGAATCTTTGGTAGTCCAGCCTCTCCTGGGAAGGCTCAGtactgttccaagttttctccatttgtggataatggctcccactgtggttcactggagtcccaGAGCCTGTAACCCTTTGAGGACTGGTAGATGTCAGTTAAAGAttaaaccaacaacaacaaatgtttTCCTCACGTCTTAATCATCTTTGATCTTATAAGGTGTTTACTACCTTGCCCTGCTACTCTAGTATGACTAGCAGTTTGTTCATGAGTATTTGGGACACTCTGGTAAACATGCTCTGGCCTATTTTATCAGTTTTCATAGTCATGTTGAAGTGCGGATTAGCTTCCCAGGCTGAAAATGACAGCATGTTGCTGAGCTAACAGAGATGGCAGGCCTATTTGCCCTCTTTTTCCCCTGGGGTTGTAAATATTTACTGTACAGTAAATATATACTgtaccagtttttttttttgtttgtttgtttgataagCACGTTTCCGGCAAAATTCAGATTAGAAGTCATTCTCTGAGGACTCGGCACCTCGCCTCTAGAGtctgcagttttctctgcttaTATCAGTGAGCAGAGCTCAAGTCTGTTGAGCTCTGCTCACTTTTGATTTTGTCCGGAGCAGCTGCAGGCTCATCATCCTCCCCACATGACCTCCCTCTAAATGCAAGCGCGCAGGTCAGCTTCtctgaaaacaaaaccaactcTCAGAAATGAAGGCAAGAAGTAGAAAGTGTTGCAATGAATTTCAAATGAACTCTTATGCAACTGAATTCTATtagatttcattcattttaagaACTGAATGAACTGGTGAGGACATCATAGATATTCTTTATTCATCTGTAATGTTTTAAGTCTGATActcttttttcaaacaaaaataaattaaaaataattctttcACTGAGTCTTCTTCAATTAAGATCGACAGATACACATCTGAAAACATTTCctgcattacatttttaataagtTTTAACAGCTTTTGCTAAGTTAATTGACTGATTATTTACAGTTATTGTCACTGGTCACAACATAAAATTAACCGAAACTTCATGAGGTTCATTTATtgttgagttttatttttttaacgtCCTCACGTCAGTAATTTTCATTGTGCTAAATAGGCTATTGTCCTCTAGGTGTAGCATTATTATCATTCATCTTAAGGCAAAATAGCCACTATTATTATATTAAAGAATACAGTTACAAAGTGGTTTCCAAATAGAGGACTATTGAGATGTCAGAAGAAAGTCTCTTTTTGCCGTATTGCTTTAAAATAGCTTGTTGAAGCTGAACTCTCCATGTGAACTGTTTTATAGGtctgagatttttttattttaattttccgCTTCGTGAAAATACACTCACATATCCCTGAATAGCCTCTTACAGCTTTCACTTTTCAACTCTTGCTGCATCTTATTTCAACGTTTCCGTGGTAACTTCCTACGCATCAGTCTGATAATCGTCTTGCAGCTGATAAATTTTAGGcatggagggaggggaggcgTAAATGACCGCGAGAGGGAGTCCGGGAGAGAGAGCGTCATAAGAAAATCCTTGGTCAAACTTGGACAAATCCTCACGCAACGTGACATCCTATAGGGTGGACACTCGTGGGGCAGCGCGTGTGAAAATGACggaaatgtgacattttggcgCACAGCTCAGCTCTCTCGGAGATGATGTTTGCACTTTGTGCACCAGTGGAAGTTGTTGAAAACTGCCGAGTGCCGAATGTGATCATCGCCTCACCTGTTGTGCTTGGAAATTAGCTGCGGCTCGCGCGTCCCTCCTACTTCGCACCCATGAACTTTTCGGAACGCCGCGCGCTGCCTCATCCTTTACGCAGACAATGAGGATGAGCCGCCGATCCAGGACCCTTCTGTCGCTTAGCTTGAACTTCTTCGCGCTGTTTTTCTCCATAACCGCGTTTATAACTACTTACTGGTGCGTCGGGACGCAGAGAGTGCCCAAGCCAAAGTGCAGCAAGCTGCGGACGCACCAGTGTATAGACTACGGGGTGAACGAAACGGACCCCAACAAAGTGGTGTACAGCTGGGAGACAGGCGACGACAGGTTCCTGTTCCGTCAGTTCCACACTGGAATCTGGATCTCATGCGAGGAAAATATTCACGATGAaagtaaggtgtgtgtgtgtgtgtgtgtagtgcgTGAATGTTTTTTATTAGTTAACACAGCAGCTGGAATGATTACATACTACTTTGGTTCTTTTTCCTAACTTAAGAGAAACACATAACTATTCATGTAACACAACGATAATCTCGGCAATAAAAGCTTCTGTAAGTGAAGAAAAATGGCACATGCGCCAATTCATGATTACGAAGGAATGGCTTTGAAATCAGTGTAAAGACTTTAACCATTTGGAGctattttttcttattatttataatctttttttaatctttagttTTAATTGTTTATAATTGTCATCAAACTTGACAACACCTGAGCTGATGTAAGCATTAACGAACAACCATTCAACATTTAAAAtagccaaagaaaaaaaaaaaaaaaaaaaaaaaaacagcaaatagTAATTTTTATAAACTTGTCATTTTAATCTCCTCCTTTGTCAAAATACAACACTTAGTTAAAATGGAGATTGGCTGCTCCTTCAGAGATTTTCtttccttatttttttaatggcttTCCATTTGTGTCATTATGCCTTAGAAAAGTAAGCAGCAGCACTTGAGTCTGAAATCATTTAATTCACTTTttcatcattatttattttttaagggaGACAAAATAGCACTTAGATCCCCAGCTGGCCGGCTGCCTGGGACTTGAATGGTGTGTTGCTTGAGTTACTCACTAAGTCTGACCATTATGGAGTATTGTAAATTAATAACAGAGGGCTCAAGAGGGTGGATTATACGTGTGTCAGAGGAGTGATCATGACCATGAAAAGTTCAGGGACAAAAGGTGTGATCAGCCCAGATTAGTCCTCTCTCTGTTTAGTTTATTACAGCTGGATAAGGAATTACTGAAGCATCTGTCTGTCAGCTCTGTAATACGCCATGACAACCTGTGCTGataatctgtgtttttgtgatgtACTAGAAACAAACCACAAATTCAAAATATCCAAGAAGCAATTGCAATAACACATTTTTATCTCATCAAGTGACTGTGGGATGGTGAGGAGGAAGGGGGTGCTGAGACAGCTTGAGTTAATAAGGATTACGTAACAGAGGCCTTGATGAGTTTTTCCTCAAAACAGCTGTTGCCACCCTCCTTCTACCTGATTAAAGCGTTCCACTTGCAACAAATCCAGTGGCATGCTCTGGTCAACAGATGGAAAACATCATGTCTGCAGGAATCCTTAGTGTCAATGGTTATTTTGTATCCTGTTTGTCACAGACTGTCATTATGCCACAGTTTTTGAACCTACCTGTGTTTTTAAagtccatatatatatatatatatatatatatatatgatcagtaataaataataaatcatgaCAGCATGTCATCTTCTGCTGTGTTTCTAGGTGAGAGATGTCGAAGTTTTATTGATTTAGCCCCTGCATCAGAAAAAGGTGAGTGCTATCTGCGTTACCTTGGTTATCACAACTCTTTAAGCCCTCTAATTCTTACCCTATTTTCATTCACTGAGCTGTACTTCCCCATGTTTGTGAATATTTCTGCATCACTGTAACATCTTGGTCCGTTCTGATCTAATCAGCAACTGTCAGTTCAAGAATGTTTTAATGTGAAATCATGAAGGAGGGCTCACACATTCAGTTTAAAGTTTCACAGATGTTTAGCTGCGATGACACTTTCACTTGAGAAATGCTTAGTTCCTGTCAATCTgtcaagaaaagcaaaaaatcgAGAAGCGGAGTGAAGAGGAGTTGAAATGTCTGATCATCATGTGCAGCCAGATTATATTCCACTAGATTAATTGGAAGGCTGAATAAAGCTTTCTGTAAACCGGAAAGCTTTGACATCAGTTCAAGTAGCACTTCATATGAGATCGTCATGTTACTTTCACCCCACATTAAGTCTGACTAACCAGTGAGATTGAGATGTTAGGTGACAATAAATCAAAATCTTCCCTTTGATAAAGAATCTCCATCTTAATTTATGTTATTGTGCatttcttgtttgctttttgggCATTTTTCAGGGATGCTGTGGTTGTCACTTGTTTCTGAGATGTTGTACATTATTCTGCTGGTGGTTGGCTTCAGTCTCATGTGTTTGGAGCTAGTGCACTCCAGCAATGTCATTGATGGACTCAAACTCAATGCCTTTGCTGCCATCTTTACAGTACTTTCAGGTATGTGCTTGATTCTATTTTTCACTAACTTTAATGCTTTTGTGACATTTCCTGCAGTGTACTGTATTCAAGTATTTGCTTCTGGTTTCTAAGATTGTCATTTATCTTTGTAAGCCAGCTTTTGAAATACAACATAACAAACATATCCTGGTTAATCTGTTAATAAGGAGGGAGCTGTTGTTCT
Coding sequences within:
- the LOC101466372 gene encoding germ cell-specific gene 1-like protein, with protein sequence MRMSRRSRTLLSLSLNFFALFFSITAFITTYWCVGTQRVPKPKCSKLRTHQCIDYGVNETDPNKVVYSWETGDDRFLFRQFHTGIWISCEENIHDESERCRSFIDLAPASEKGMLWLSLVSEMLYIILLVVGFSLMCLELVHSSNVIDGLKLNAFAAIFTVLSGLLGMVAHVMYTQVFQVTVSLGPPDWRPYNWDYGWSFCMAWASFTCCMGASVTTLNSYTKTVIEFRHKRKTFEQSIREEDAREAFGYFREHSVHSISKSVDYYSSQTIKSGRKTPIPGDSLDFSDIANSLGEEQC